TTATCTTCAGGCAATTTACCGGTGCCGAAGGTTTCAATGCTGATGGAGGTCGGTTCAGCCACACCAATGGCGTAGGAAACCTGGATTTCACAACGATCAGCCAGCCCAGCTGCAACGATGTTTTTCGCTACGTAACGGGTTGCGTATGCCGCAGAACGGTCAACCTTCGATGGATCTTTACCTGAGAATGCACCACCACCGTGACGAGCCATGCCGCCGTAGGTATCAACGATGATCTTACGACCAGTTAGACCACAGTCACCCATTGGGCCGCCGATAACGAAACGGCCGGTAGGGTTAATGTGGAACTTAGTGTCCTTGGTGATCCACTCTTGTGGCAGTACCGGCTTGATGATCTCTTCCATCACGCCTTCACGCAAATCGTCTAGGGATACAGACTCAGCGTGCTGAGTAGACAGTACTACCGCGTCAATACCAGCAACGCTGCCATCGCTGTTGTAAGCGAAAGTAACCTGAGACTTAGCGTCTGGGCGTAACCAGTTCAGGGTGCCGTTTTTACGTACTTCAGCTTGGCGCTTAACCAAACGGTGAGAGTAAGTAATAGGTGCTGGCATCAGGACGTCGGTTTCGTTAGAGGCGTAACCGAACATCAAACCTTGGTCACCAGCGCCTTGCTCGCGAGGATCGGTCTTATCAACACCCTGGTTGATGTCTGGAGACTGTTTACCAATGGCAGACAGCACTGCACAAGAGTTAGCGTCAAAGCCCATGTCAGAGTGGGTGTAACCAATATCACGTACGGTTTGACGAGTGATCTCTTCGATATCTACCCAAGCGGAAGTGGTGATCTCACCACCTACCATCACCATGCCGGTTTTTACGTAAGTTTCGCAGGCAACGCGTGCCTTAGGATCTTGCGCCAAAATGGCGTCCAGTACTGCATCAGAGATCTGATCAGCAATTTTATCCGGATGGCCTTCGGATACGGATTCGGATGTGAATAGATGACGTGCCATATAAGGAACTCTCTCGTCGGGGAAACAAATTAGGGTGTAGAAGCATCTACGTCTGGACGGCTATTCTATGGACTTTAATTAGGAAAGTCAGCGTTGAAGATCAAATTGTGACGATTAATTAGCACAATCGAGGCAAGTTTAGTTGCTGTTTCGCTGCTTTGGTGGGGCAGAGCGTGGTCATGTTGCTAGAGGCTGAGGGCCGGATTCGGTCATTTGGCTTGATTTGTTCTATAACTAGCTGATAATTGACCATGTTATAGCCTGCACATGGTGTTGGCATTCATTGAGGCATACGGGCAAGGAGGCTCCGATGGCATCAATCTACTCCGGATTACTGTTGAGCGGTGTGGCCGCTCTACTTCCGTGCGCGGTATACGCCAAAGGGCCGGATCTCATGCTGGCCAAAAGCTACTTTCAAGGCATCGACGTCAGTAACTTTCTGATTAGTGAAAAATTTGACGGTATGCGCGCCTATTGGACCGGCAGTAAACTGGTGAGCCGTGGCGGCAACGATATTAAGACTCCTGCGTGGTTTATCGCTAAGTTGCCTTCATACCCGCTGGACGGTGAACTGTGGTTGGGGCGAGGTAAGTTTCAGGAACTGATGAGTCTGGTCCGTACTAGTGATAGCAGTGATGACCAATGGCGCCAAGTGAGCTTTATGGTATTTGACAAACCAATGAGCCTTAATCCGTTTTTTGTCCGCCAGCGCGAGATTGAAACCCTAGTGGCCACCATGCATCAACCCCAGATCCGTTCAATCAAACAGTATCGTGTTGATAGCCATATCGAGCTGGAACAGTTGCTGCTGGAGTATCAGCACCAAGGCGCGGAAGGGTTGATCCTGAAACGTTACGATTCGCCCTATTTGGTGGGACGCTCACACCTAATGTTGAAGATGAAAGCCTACCAAGATGCCGAAGCCGTAGTTGTTGAGCATATTCCCGGTAAAGGCCAATTTGAGGGAATGATGGGCTCGTTGTTGGTTGAGCGCAGTGATGGCACTCGCTTTAAATTAGGTAGTGGCTTTAGCAAGGCCCAGCGTCTCAATCCGCCTGAAATTGGCCAGGTGGTGACATATCGTTACAACGGTTTGACCGATAACGGCCTGCCTCGTTTCGCTCGCTTTGACAGAACTTTCGTTGGTTTGTAGCCCATTCCATTGCAACCGCGCCTAAAATTCCTCCATAAGAGTGACATTGTTTGCCACTCTTAGCTTCGGCTATTCACTGTTTTTGCCAGCGATTTGCACGAAATAACACGTTGCAATTGCGTCTTAGTAGCCAAAATTAGAGAATACCGCCGCCTACAAATTTATTCTCTGTTTTCAGGAGCAACAATGTCGTCCCGTAAAGAGCTAGCAAACGCGATTCGCGCGTTGTCCATGGATGCTGTGCAAAAAGCCAAATCCGGTCACCCAGGTGCCCCAATGGGTATGGCAGATATTGCTGAAGTGCTGTGGCGCGATTTCCTCAAGCATAACCCGGCTAACCCAGAATGGGCGGATCGTGACCGCTTCATCCTATCCAATGGCCACGGCTCGATGCTGATCTACTCGCTGTTACACCTCAGCGGTTACGATCTGTCTATCGAAGATCTGAAACAGTTCCGCCAACTGCACTCCAAGACCCCAGGTCACCCAGAGTACGGCTATGCTCCTGGTATCGAGACCACCACCGGTCCTTTAGGTCAGGGCATCACCAACGGCGTTGGTATGGCATTGGCTGAGAAAGTGTTGGGCGCGCAGTTCAACAAGCCGGGTCATGACGTTGTTGATCACCACACCTACGTATTTATGGGTGATGGCTGTCTGATGGAAGGGATCTCTCACGAAGCCTGTTCTTTGGCTGGTACCCTTGGTCTAGGAAAACTGGTGGCGTTCTGGGATGACAATGGCATCTCCATCGATGGCGAAGTTGATGGTTGGTTCTCCGACGATACCCCTAAGCGTTTTGAATCTTACGGCTGGCACGTTATCCCTGCGGTAGATGGCCACGACTCTGCGGCGATTAAAGCTGCTATCGAAGCTGCGAAAGCCGAAACCGGCAAACCAACACTTATCTGTACCAAGACCATTATCGGTTTCGGTTCACCGAACAAGTCTGGTTCTCACGATTGTCACGGCGCTCCTCTGGGCGACGAAGAGATCGCAGCAACTCGCGAATTCTTGGGTTGGCCACATGCGCCGTTTGAGATCCCAGCTAACGTTTACGAAGCATGGGGTGGCAAAGCTCAAGGTGCCGCTGTCGAAAGTGCTTGGGACCAGAAGTTTGCTGCTTACGCTGCTGAATTCCCTGAATTAGCCGCTGAACTGAAGCGTCGTTTGGCCGGTGAAATGCCAGCGGATTGGGATGCTCACGTTCAAGCTTATATCGCAGATCTGCAAGAAAATGCTAATAAGGTTGCAACCCGTAAAGCATCGCAAGATTGCTTGAACGCCTTCGGTCCAGTATTGCCTGAACTGTTAGGTGGCTCTGCGGATTTGACTCCTTCGAACCTGACCAACTGGTCTGGCTCTAAGTCAGTAACGGCTGAAGACGCTTCCGGTAACTACATGCATTACGGTGTACGTGAGTTCGGTATGAGCGCCATCATGAACGGCGTCACCTTGCACGGTGGCTTTAAGCCATACGGCGCGACTTTCCTGATGTTTATGGAATACGCCCGTAACGCTGTGCGTATGGCCGCACTGATGAAACAGCCAACCATCTTTGTTTACACTCACGACTCTATCGGTTTGGGTGAAGATGGCCCTACTCACCAACCAGTAGAGCAGGTCGCTTCACTACGTATGACGCCTAACTCA
The genomic region above belongs to Ferrimonas lipolytica and contains:
- the metK gene encoding methionine adenosyltransferase; translation: MARHLFTSESVSEGHPDKIADQISDAVLDAILAQDPKARVACETYVKTGMVMVGGEITTSAWVDIEEITRQTVRDIGYTHSDMGFDANSCAVLSAIGKQSPDINQGVDKTDPREQGAGDQGLMFGYASNETDVLMPAPITYSHRLVKRQAEVRKNGTLNWLRPDAKSQVTFAYNSDGSVAGIDAVVLSTQHAESVSLDDLREGVMEEIIKPVLPQEWITKDTKFHINPTGRFVIGGPMGDCGLTGRKIIVDTYGGMARHGGGAFSGKDPSKVDRSAAYATRYVAKNIVAAGLADRCEIQVSYAIGVAEPTSISIETFGTGKLPEDKLIALVRKHFDLRPYGLIQMLHLERPIYQPTASYGHFGRVEFPWEQTDKAEVLREEAGL
- a CDS encoding DNA ligase, producing the protein MASIYSGLLLSGVAALLPCAVYAKGPDLMLAKSYFQGIDVSNFLISEKFDGMRAYWTGSKLVSRGGNDIKTPAWFIAKLPSYPLDGELWLGRGKFQELMSLVRTSDSSDDQWRQVSFMVFDKPMSLNPFFVRQREIETLVATMHQPQIRSIKQYRVDSHIELEQLLLEYQHQGAEGLILKRYDSPYLVGRSHLMLKMKAYQDAEAVVVEHIPGKGQFEGMMGSLLVERSDGTRFKLGSGFSKAQRLNPPEIGQVVTYRYNGLTDNGLPRFARFDRTFVGL
- the tkt gene encoding transketolase, with translation MSSRKELANAIRALSMDAVQKAKSGHPGAPMGMADIAEVLWRDFLKHNPANPEWADRDRFILSNGHGSMLIYSLLHLSGYDLSIEDLKQFRQLHSKTPGHPEYGYAPGIETTTGPLGQGITNGVGMALAEKVLGAQFNKPGHDVVDHHTYVFMGDGCLMEGISHEACSLAGTLGLGKLVAFWDDNGISIDGEVDGWFSDDTPKRFESYGWHVIPAVDGHDSAAIKAAIEAAKAETGKPTLICTKTIIGFGSPNKSGSHDCHGAPLGDEEIAATREFLGWPHAPFEIPANVYEAWGGKAQGAAVESAWDQKFAAYAAEFPELAAELKRRLAGEMPADWDAHVQAYIADLQENANKVATRKASQDCLNAFGPVLPELLGGSADLTPSNLTNWSGSKSVTAEDASGNYMHYGVREFGMSAIMNGVTLHGGFKPYGATFLMFMEYARNAVRMAALMKQPTIFVYTHDSIGLGEDGPTHQPVEQVASLRMTPNSTTWRPCDAVESAVAWRHAVESTDSPTSLIFSRQGLAPMARNEQALADVAKGGYVLKDSAGKPELILIATGSEVELVMAAAEKLEAQGKAVRVVSMPATEVFDAQDAAYRESVLPSDVTSRVAVEALIADFWYKYVGLDGRVIGMTTFGESAPAGELFKLFGFTVDNVVETALELVD